A region of the Cricetulus griseus strain 17A/GY chromosome 7, alternate assembly CriGri-PICRH-1.0, whole genome shotgun sequence genome:
GGTGGGCTTGCCACACACACCCAGAAGAATTTACCTAGGTTCTGGGGAGCCAAACTCTGGCCTTCGTGCTGATGTGGCAAATGCTTTATTTGCTAAGCCATGTccccagtcctttttttttttttttaacccatcatCCTCTTTTTTAACATCCTCTTGATCTCCTCCAATTATCATCATAGGGTTTATATATGGGTGGAGACTTCTTTCTTCACTACCCAATGGCAAATTATAAATTCATATTAGAACTTCATAGTATTCCTAATGTAAAAGTGTAAAAGATAGTCCTTATCACACAGGGAGAAATCATCTTAGATATAAAAGCCAATGAAAGTGACTGTTTCTAAGGGAAAACCTTCCAGAGTTCATACCACTTTGTGTGctgttatttttgaaacaggaagaTGTGGAGGTCATTTCTTTACCAGTTAAGCATTCACTATGTTCTGTTCAGGACATATTCATTATCTGGTGGGAGGCTAAGCCTTAGGAGGTTTTAAAACTGTTAATGGAATCAACTCATGAATATTTTTGCTATGTACagcatttgccttttcttttccaagaaTGTGCATCACTCCGGTTTTCAGTCTAAGCATTGCGTTTTATgggtaaggagagggagagggggcaaAGAAAGGGCGTATTCCTTTCTTATTGACTTATCAGACTCCTATCAGCCAcctcttgggtttttgtttttcacaggaATTACTTTTCTACCCACTAATTACCTGACCGACTGTGGATATCCCGCTCACACTAAACAGAAGCACACTGGGTTAGAAATCACTTTTCTAATTTAGCTATTTGTTCAAGGGCAATGTGAGCCCTAAACTGTAGCCGGGCTTCCATGGAATAGTTTTTATAGTTCTTTATGTTGTCTAGGTTTTTTGTTGCACTGGCATAATCTCCCTTCAGATAATGCAGCATTCCCAGTTCATAGTAACTATACGGCACCAAATAGCGgtcatattttaacattttctccTTCTTGATAACACGAATAAAGTAATGCTCAGCCTTCAAATGTTTGCCCAAGTGTTTCAGGCAGAGGCCTTTCAGCAAATTTAACAAGCTCATGTCATCCGTGCCATACTCCTCGTTCGGGTTTTCATTCAAAAGGTCTTTCCCTTTGTCAATTATCGACAGCCAGCTTGAAATGAGCTCTATTTTCTTGCTCATGACTCGGAAGCCACTCCAGGCATAAATGAATTCCAGAAGGGGCTGTGCTGTAAACCAGCCTGTTGTAGTACCATAGCGCTGGCTTTTCTCAGCAATAAACTTCTCTATTGGCACAGAAGATCCTAAAAATTTAATTCTCAGGTTGTCCACCTGTAAGAAGATAGAACTCATGCTCTCATTTTCTGAGTTCACAAAATTAGGAGGAAGCAAGGCCATTATTATAGCTTTGCTGTAGGTATATATTGCCTTAGACCACCTGCTATGTTGAGACAGTAGATTGGCATAGTTGAATGCCTGCCTCCAATTCTGCAGAAAAATATGGCACCACATGAGTTCCCAGTAACAGAGGTGATGAACCTGCTTCCATTCATTTTGTGTAATAATGCACTCTTGTAACTTTAACTGTGCGGTTTCAAAATTTCCATTCAGCATGCTGAAACGTGCACGAAAAAATTTAAGTACAACACAGTTGGGGAACTTCTCCAGGTAGATTAGGAAGAGACTTTCTGTAGCAGACGTGGAAACCTTTTCAACACCAACAGCCACACGCACATAATTGTAATAAAAGAGAAGAGTGAAAACACTTAAGATGTTATTTATATGAGGCTCAGACGCACTTTCGTGAAGTAAAGCCAGGCCTACTTCCCTGTCACCAGAATAGCCAACAATATTGAGAAGTTTAAGTGACTTTGGTGGCACAAGTGAGAACATCAGATTGAATACTCCAAGTCCAAACTTTACCCCTCCATCCAGGTGTCTGTGGGTTTTACTTTGGTTATCAGGCATAAGTTCTAAGACCTGTTGGCAGTCTTTGTATATTTGATAGCTTGACCCAACATTGATGCCACTTTTAAGGAAATTCAGCAAACTGTCATCTTGTATGAATGTTATGGCAGACTTCAAGATCAGACACTCAGCATAACACACTTCGGCATGTAATTCCTCCTCTTTGATCGACCTTATTCCCTGCCTACTCACTAGGCGAGATAAAGTcattatcctgggtcttttccgAAAATTGTTGCAGGTTTTCAAAGCTTCCTTTGCAGCATTCATTCCAATCTGAATATCCTGTGGCTCAAAAGTCAGAATGGCCTTGACAATCATAAGCATACTGTATATTAGGGCGTGGTATGGGCTGTTATTTGACCATGGGTGGATAAGACTGATTGCATCGGAGAATCTGTTATTTAGAAACAAATACAATCCAGTTGTGCATTCTTCCAAGGATGATAAGAGATTCATTGTTGTTGCCACAGGGATAATTTCATGGGCATCCTCAAACTTTTCCTCTGGTTCACTTTCTCTTAGACTGAGTGACCTAGTTACTCTGGCCATTCTATCACTTTCCCCTTCACTTAGACTAACGGACATAGTTAGCATGTTGTCCTCATTATCCTCATTTCTTAGGAACCGTGACATATTTGCTTCCTCGATTAGAGGCAGGAATATCTGAAGTAGACTTGCAATGAGGGTAGCTGCTGCACTCCTGACCAGGGGCTCTTCTTCCACACAAAGCTCAGTCTCAAGTGTTGCTGTTAAAATGGAGGCAAATGCAAAACTAGCTGTGAGATGCAGCATTAGGGTATTCTCTATGATCTACGTCAGACAAGGAGAGGATCGCTGTGAGATGCAGCATTAGGGTGTTCTCTATGATCTATGTCAGACAAGGAGAGGATCGCTGTGAGATGCAGCTTTAGGGTGTTCTCTATGATCTACCTCAGACAAGGAGAGGATCGCTGTGAGATGCAGCATTAGGGTGTTCTCTATGATCTACGTCAGACAAGGAGAGGATCGCTTTAGGGAACCAGAAGATGCATTTCTGAAAAGTTCATCTAGAATGTACTAAAGAAAACTAAACACTAAAAAGTAAACCCtttgcagctgggcagtggtggtgcaggcctttaattccagcacttgggaggcaggggcaggcagatctagaagttcgaggccagcctggtctacaaatgagttccaggacagccagaaatgttacacagagagatcctgactctaaaaaacaaaacaaaacaaagaaaacccttgGAAAGCAGCAGAATTCTTCTGTCCCCAGTTAGCCACTGTACAAATTCCATAAACTCTTACTGCTGTGTATTCTGGTGTAGAACTCTACTGTGATGAACACAAAATCTCTCGATCCTATCCTACAAGAATCTGGTTAGAAAGGATAACTAAATATTACTCTAGTTAGGACTAAGGAAGTTAGGTATTGTCCAGTCCAAGGGACAAAGATTATGGGAACGAAAAATCCCCTACACTATTCTTAATATTGTATTATATTGTCACTgatactgtttgtttgtttgtgaggggtgttgagacagggtctctctactcactcattagaccaggctggcctgaactcacagaaatctgtctctgcctccctagtgctgggattaaaggagtgggctCCCATGCCCAGCAAAGAAATGCAGCTTTTaataagaaggggaaaaggaaaaaaatgtcacatttttttttaaatgttgaggAATACCATTTCAgaggtgttatttattttattttattttggtttttcgagacagggtttctctgtgtagctttggagcctatcctggcactgctctggagaccaggctggcctcgaactcacagtgatctgcctgcctctgcctcccgagtgctgggattaaagacgtgcgccaccaacgcccggccagaggTATTAGAGAAATGCTTGTTTTTACAACTTATGTTTCAAAGGTTTCAGTAACCTTTGAAAAGGAAAGTTAGTCATACACATCCCTGGAAAACTGGCTGTTCATGGGAAAGTCATTTGGTGCATTGAGAAAGAACTTAACCTTGGGGTGATGACAGGAGTAGGTAGTGTTGAAAATGCAGTGCAGTGGTAGAGAGAGTTCTTGCCTGACATTCATGAGGCCCTGTGTTCTATCCCCAACGCTGCAGAAGCAAAAAATGCAACTAACAATAAAACTAAGGATAGTGGCTCTATCAAGGTCACCCAGAGGCACCGAAGTGACAGCCAGATTCAGCCTAAGGACAAAGTTGCCTTCATTGTGGCCTTAACAAAACTACTTTCAAATGATATGCCATAGAAGCTCATTCTCCACAGCTCAACTTTTGCTTGTTCTGAACCTTTACCGATTATTAGCATAACCACACACAACATTGTTTATTTGTGGACAAGTACCTCTCTCACTGTGTTATTAAAATTATTCCTATATATGCTCTTATATCCCACCTCAGAACTTCAAGGCATGATCTGTTTTATTCAGCTTTATATCTCTATTCCAGCATATTCCTACAAACTAGGCATTCATAAATGTTTGTTAACGTAAACTAAGATGTCCAGGAAATAGTtctaggtttttgttgttattgtggctgtgtgtgtgtgtgtgtttctttttttctttttttctttttcttttttggtttttcgagacagggtttctctgtgtagctttggagcctatcctggcactcgttctggagatcaggctggcctcgaactcacagagatccgcgtgcgccaccaacacccagcatgtgtgtgtgttttatgcaaGGGCatatacatgtttgcatgtgtgtgaatgcacatgtatgcataggTGCACCtgttacatgtatgtggaggtccaAGGCCCAAttttgacattgggtgtcttcctcagttgctttctaCTTTAActgttgaggcagagtctctaACTGGATTCAGAGTGCCCTGATTCTGGGTAATATAGTTAGCCAGCTTGCCCCAGGGATCCCATCTCTGCATCCAGcccctgggattataggtagcCAGGACTACTGCCATGCTTTAGTGTGAGTCCTGGGATCAGAACTCCAGCCCTTTAGGGTTACACAGCAGCACTCCAAccctttttttgcctttttggaacagggtcttaCAATctagccctagctgacctggaatgTGCTGTGTAAATCAGACTGGCCTAGAGCTTCCTATggtcctctttcctctgccttccaagtgctgggtttataggtgtGCATTACCATGCCTATGGGATggtttttttctatttacttctTTATGATGTTAGGAATAAAACCTAATGCCTTATGACATTTACTACTGAGCTACCCCAGTctctcataattttaaaatggttttgcAGGCTAAGGGGAGACTGAGAATTAAACCTGTAGCCTTACACATTAAGAAAGAGCTCTCTTGctggagcctttaatcccaacacttggaaagcagagacaggtggatctctgtgagttcaaggccagcctggtctacagagcagttccaggacagccagggctgttacacaaagaaaccctatccccaaaaaacaatttaaaaaactcTAGCTCTGTAATTAAGACATCAGTCTGATCCAGTCCTGCTCATCAGTATTCTTTCTTCGGAGAAGGAAGACCATGATTGATTTGTTAAGGGCATCAAGATTCcttacttttccattttttttaatgtaacaaGATGTTCCTCAAAAAGCCTGACAATTCTCTGAACTGTTTTAAACTCCTAACCATCTTCtgcattaattttcttcttcttagtTTTACTATCACACTGATActcaccctccccacccccagtctttGTTAGCTGGGGCTGTCCTCAAACCCAGGACTCTTCTAACTCAGCTGgctcagtgctgggaatacaggcatgagctaccacgcCCTGTGTCTTGGCCAAGTCACTCTGAGCTCATTACTGCTCTCTGCATCTTCATACCGTTTGAAATGTATGCTGTATGCCGCGAAGGAggagttcattttttaaaatttgaaagaattATACGTTCTACAAACTTTTCCTTCCAAGAATTTCCAAAAGCATTCTAGAGGATCAGATGATGGTGAtatatagaaaaagaataaaaggatgtAGCTGAGCATGGATATTTGGAATAACCTGcagttcatatgtacatgtgtatgtagatAATACGTAAATGCATTCTtatagattgtttttgtttgcttgtttggtttttaatatttatttattttattatgtatacctgtaggccaggagagggcaccagatctcattatagatggctgtgagccaccacctggttgctgggaattgaactcgggatctCAGGAGGAGTAGGAGTAGCCCGGGCTCTTAACTTCTACGCTATCTTTccagcctttttgttttgttttgttttggtttggtttggttttggttttttttttttttttttttttttttttttggtttttcaagacagggtttctctgtggctttggaggctgtcctggaactagctcttgtagaccaggatggtctcgaactcacagaggtccacttgcctctgcctcctgagtgctgggattaaaggcgtgcaccaccaatgcctggtttatttgttttttgagacagggtttctctgtgtagccttgactgcccaggaactatgtagaccagcctgacctcagAGATtcgactgtctctgcctcctgagtgctgggattaaaggtgtaaaccacCTCCCAGCtagattatttatgtttttttaaaaaaagaaagatagctgTACAAAagatttaaattgcttgtcttttcttattttaggATGTTCTTCTGCCCTAATGGTGgcaatgattttaaaaatgaaactaaaacagtGAAGGAAGTAAGATTTCAAAAGGAACTTCCCCTTGCCTCCTGTTTATGCCTTAGGCACTAGGTGCAATCTCCACTACTGTAAGGGGGATAAAAAGAACTTTTTTCTCAGCATACTGGAAGTTGGAATAaataaacaccatcaccaaaactGACTGTTTAATTCTTTTCTGGAAATGTTAAATTTAGTATATgaagataattttgaaaattgatGCAAATTTTTTTTGAATATTCCAACCCTCCTTTCAATtcaaagacagggtctttctatgcaGATCAGACCGGCCTATACTTTACTATGGAACCCAGGTTGGCTTCTGATtttcctgtcttggcctccttaATGCTGAGATCAAAGATATGTATcacaatattcaactttaaagTAACACTGTCAAacagggcggtggtggctcacacctttaatcccagcactagggaggcagaggcaggcggatgtgagttcgagaccagcctggtctacaagagctagttccaggctaggctccaaagccacagagaaaccctgtttcaaaaccaaaaaaaaaaaaaaaaaaaagtaacattgtCAAGATTTAACAACCACGATATATAAGAATTACTCCATAGCGTATATTAGcaaatgttataatatttgtTGACTTAAGtagatttatttaaattgaaGCTGGAGGCCAGGGTGTtggccacacacctttaatcccagcactcagaagtcaaaggcaggtggatctctgagttccaggacagacagggctactcagagacccccaccccccacctacCCTCCCATCCCAATACCCcactcgaaaaacaaacaaaccaaaaaagtgaaatttaTAAGGTTTATAGAATCACTGTTCCTTTGGAAAGTATAAAAGTCTTTATAATTGTTTAAGGCTTTTCAGGAGAAGCGGATGAAACAAAAGCCAGGGGCTGGGGATGCTCAGGAGACCCTATGGCAGGCAAGCAAGTGAGCACACCAGTAAGACTGAGACAGAACACATATATCATATACTGTATACAGGTTCTATTTTCTCACCATTTTGTTGAGACACCTTGATTTGGAATATTTGAAAACCAACATATCTATACATTGGTAGCACTTAAGAGAGTCTCATGCTTTTTGACCAGGTAGGTCTCATTTCTCTGTACTCTACACCTGCATCTATACACACCAAATGGAgaccaaaaagataaaaataattttatgtgtaaaattTCCAACTCTTGAGTGTTCCAAGTATTTATGATGTAATGTCTGTATTTTTTTGGTGGTTGATACAAAGAACTGAACTCTAGTTTCAGAGCCGGCTCTATTTTCTGGCCAACACATTATGTAAAATCGAAGGCAGATTTAAGCAATCTGGAGATGAGAGTTTCACTTATTTGACATATATCGAGTGGCTGAGCTGTAACGCTTTAAGTGAAAACTAGACAACCTTAAAAGCTCcaaagcactagaaggaaaaaaacaaaaacaaaaacaaaaacaaactttgtGCTTCAGGTGCAAGGAATCTAAGAATTGTCGCGGCTCAGTATGCTTGCAAACTTTTAGTTTTGCCGAAATTTCAACATTGCCAGAACCCCCATCTGTATCCCTTTGTTCAGCAGACTCCCAAGGACTCAGAGCAGACTCGGTGAGTCCCTGGGAGAAGTGCCCCGCTGAGGCACTTCTGAGTGCCTGGGATGCGGTGATCAGGAGCAGAATGGCGGGGCGTTTTCACACTGGTCACTCTAATTACCTCTGATGAGCCTCAAAGATCCCCGGGTGGAAGACTAGGCCAGGTACCCCAAAGCGAAAGGTGGCGACAGCGACATCAGCGGTTAGATTTTACAGGCTTTCACAGAACGGTCTAACGCTCCTGCACTACAGTTACGGTTACTAGACTGTCAGTTCCTAGGTTAAGATGAAGAGGTGGAAGGGTTGGGAGAAGGTAAAGGAGGATCGGTAGGGTtcaggaaaggggaaggggaggggagggagcaggaggccGCCCGGGAGGCCACAGGTTTATGGGCAAGGTCTCCGCGTTCCCATGGCAACGTATCCCTCCGCCCGCGATTCGATCAGCCTCTTAGGTCCCTCCGCCCCGCCTCTAGGCTGTTTCCGCCCAGCTCCTTTGTGCCGCGCAGAACGTTGACACGACGCATGcgcaaggggaaaaaaaaaatccccgcCCGCCGCATATATAAGCGCGACTCCGGCCTCTTCCTCCAAGTGCCGCCGGGAGTGTCGACGAGCGAGGACGCGCAGCCGCTTCCGCGCTACTCGAGCTGCGAGCACTGCGAGCTATAGCCGAGTACGCGGGCCTGCCATCATGTCACGTTACGGGCGGTATGGAGGAGGTGAGCGGCCGGGGCCCGGGGGAGGCTGGTGCTGGTGGCGGCCCGAGCAGAGGGAGGCCGTAGGGTCGGCGCGGCGGTTGGAGACGGTTATTCCGCGTGCGTAATGGCGGCCCCGGCGCACGCCGTCCGGAGCTGGAGCCGGAGGCCGCGGGGGCGGGGTGTGGGAGGGAGAGCGAGCGGGGCCGGAGGGCGTGTGTGCGCTGCGGTCCCCGGGCCTGGCTGGAGCGCCGGGGGCCGGGTCCGCCGCGGCGTCGCCGGTACCCGCACTGCCGCCcgcctcctcccccaccccgcccTCGGCGGCCGCGGCTGCCATTTTGAGCACATTGACGACCGCGGTGGCGCATTTTCCTCAGCGCTTTCCCGCCACTGGAACGGGCAAGTCTGGGCGCTGAGGTCCGGGGTCGGATTGGAGACCGTACGAAACGGGCGGCTGCGAGCTGCGCCTCGCCTCGCCTCGCCTCGCCTCGCCTCGCCTCGCCTCGCCCCCGGCCACGGGTTGAATTGAGGAAGGAGCGTTGCGACCGGCGACggcctcctttctcctttttctttatttttttaagccgTTTCTAGCGTGGCTGCTCTGGCTCTGAGTCAGGGATTTGGGTGAGCAGGAACCGGTGCACCTCTGCTTCCCCGTGGACTCTCGCCGGGCCGGGCCACGGGAGCCCGCGCGCTCTAGCTCGGGACCG
Encoded here:
- the LOC100756657 gene encoding tetratricopeptide repeat protein 39B gives rise to the protein MSRFLRNEDNEDNMLTMSVSLSEGESDRMARVTRSLSLRESEPEEKFEDAHEIIPVATTMNLLSSLEECTTGLYLFLNNRFSDAISLIHPWSNNSPYHALIYSMLMIVKAILTFEPQDIQIGMNAAKEALKTCNNFRKRPRIMTLSRLVSRQGIRSIKEEELHAEVCYAECLILKSAITFIQDDSLLNFLKSGINVGSSYQIYKDCQQVLELMPDNQSKTHRHLDGGVKFGLGVFNLMFSLVPPKSLKLLNIVGYSGDREVGLALLHESASEPHINNILSVFTLLFYYNYVRVAVGVEKVSTSATESLFLIYLEKFPNCVVLKFFRARFSMLNGNFETAQLKLQECIITQNEWKQVHHLCYWELMWCHIFLQNWRQAFNYANLLSQHSRWSKAIYTYSKAIIMALLPPNFVNSENESMSSIFLQVDNLRIKFLGSSVPIEKFIAEKSQRYGTTTGWFTAQPLLEFIYAWSGFRVMSKKIELISSWLSIIDKGKDLLNENPNEEYGTDDMSLLNLLKGLCLKHLGKHLKAEHYFIRVIKKEKMLKYDRYLVPYSYYELGMLHYLKGDYASATKNLDNIKNYKNYSMEARLQFRAHIALEQIAKLEK